A stretch of the uncultured Desulfobacter sp. genome encodes the following:
- a CDS encoding 3-oxoacyl-ACP synthase III, producing MKYDKVFIESFGYELAPHIVTSQEIDEKLAPFFEAVGFVPGQLEALTGIRERRYWDEDHTLAEHAAVAGKRALDEAGISPKELGALCFCGVCQDGFEPATSCAVADMIGVGPQAHVYDVKSACLGMITGMVHVANEIQLGHIKAGLVVSCESARQIVDATIEEINTHKSIDFYREAVATMTGGSGAAAILLTDGTLGNPLTQRHAVKGGVVNNAIRHWNLCSWGFEDKGMPTESKVIMRTNAQKVLDHGVELVVETYEMFRKEFNLTAEQPDKIVGHQVGEGHHNRFYTAMNIDRKKDFSTFPFLGNVGSVSLPISAAIGDERGFFVPGDFVVFVGVGSGLNCYFLGVEW from the coding sequence ATGAAGTACGACAAGGTGTTTATTGAATCCTTTGGATATGAACTGGCTCCCCATATTGTGACCAGTCAGGAAATTGATGAAAAACTGGCCCCTTTTTTTGAGGCTGTGGGATTTGTACCCGGCCAACTGGAGGCGTTGACAGGCATCCGGGAACGCCGGTACTGGGATGAGGACCATACCCTGGCCGAACATGCGGCTGTGGCAGGCAAGCGGGCCCTGGATGAAGCAGGTATCAGCCCCAAGGAACTTGGGGCACTGTGTTTCTGCGGGGTGTGCCAGGACGGGTTTGAACCGGCTACATCCTGTGCGGTAGCAGACATGATCGGCGTGGGGCCGCAGGCTCATGTCTATGATGTAAAATCTGCATGTTTAGGCATGATTACGGGTATGGTTCATGTGGCCAATGAGATCCAGCTTGGGCATATTAAAGCCGGGCTGGTGGTCTCCTGTGAGTCGGCCCGGCAGATTGTGGACGCAACCATTGAAGAGATCAACACCCACAAGAGCATTGATTTTTACAGGGAAGCTGTGGCCACCATGACCGGCGGCTCCGGTGCGGCGGCAATTTTGCTGACTGACGGGACCCTGGGCAACCCTTTGACCCAGCGCCATGCGGTTAAAGGCGGGGTGGTGAACAATGCCATCCGTCACTGGAATCTTTGTTCCTGGGGATTTGAAGATAAGGGTATGCCTACGGAGTCAAAGGTGATCATGCGTACCAACGCCCAGAAGGTGCTTGATCACGGCGTGGAGCTGGTTGTGGAAACCTATGAAATGTTCCGCAAAGAGTTTAATTTAACAGCGGAGCAGCCGGATAAAATAGTGGGTCACCAGGTGGGGGAGGGCCATCACAACAGGTTTTATACGGCCATGAATATTGACCGGAAAAAAGATTTTTCCACCTTTCCTTTTCTGGGCAATGTGGGTTCGGTGTCCCTGCCGATTTCCGCGGCCATTGGCGATGAACGCGGATTCTTTGTGCCCGGAGACTTTGTGGTTTTTGTCGGGGTGGGATCCGGACTTAACTGCTATTTTCTGGGGGTGGAATGGTAA
- the aroF gene encoding 3-deoxy-7-phosphoheptulonate synthase, whose product MKLILKSAITEAQQRAIEACLAADGCIINKIMDAGRQIIGITAAQRIRNADDYATLEGVEKIVPISTAYKLVSREFKTQDTQVKAGAVTVGGDRVAVIAGPWAVESLDQAMTIAREVKKYGAVLFRGGAYKPRSSPYSFQGLGEEGLKILARVREETGLGVVTEMTSPDQAELMEKYVDVIQIGARNMQNFELLKCAGKMSKPVLLKRGLAATIQEWLMSAEYIAAGGNTNIILCERGIRTFEPYTRNTLDLSAIPILKKLTHLPIVIDPSHATGSREKVAPMARAAVAAGADALMIEVHNNPDNGLSDGAESLFPEQFGNLTRDIYVIAPVVGKQLDFDYLKKKELIPDAHTQNAAACAISGEPGTYSHKACLSYFGDDVAPVAMMSFKEVFAAVKNNTASYGIVPVENSLSGSVHENYDLLQTHNLKIIGEITIRIKHALITHPKTDVASIKTILAPAHAIAQCQNYLVQMTTTEILPVRTGVSAVNQAKELDPSVAAIGPALAAEIFDMAVAHESIEDNPMNYTRFAVIAREFTGHKKADKTFIIFSTGNRPGALLEVMQVFSDHHINLVKLESRPVAGKPWEYLFYAELEADLNDRVSNPVMDALSKRVETLKVLGRY is encoded by the coding sequence ATGAAATTGATACTTAAATCGGCAATCACTGAGGCACAACAAAGAGCCATTGAGGCATGCCTGGCCGCCGACGGATGTATTATAAACAAAATCATGGATGCCGGCAGACAGATTATCGGCATCACGGCGGCACAAAGAATAAGAAATGCCGATGACTATGCAACTCTTGAAGGTGTGGAAAAGATAGTACCCATCTCCACAGCCTACAAACTTGTCAGCCGGGAATTTAAAACCCAAGACACCCAGGTCAAGGCTGGAGCGGTGACCGTGGGCGGTGACCGTGTTGCCGTCATCGCAGGCCCTTGGGCCGTTGAAAGCTTGGACCAGGCCATGACCATTGCAAGGGAAGTGAAAAAATACGGGGCCGTCCTGTTCCGGGGCGGTGCGTATAAACCTCGTTCATCACCCTACTCTTTTCAGGGACTTGGAGAGGAAGGCTTAAAGATACTGGCCCGGGTCCGGGAAGAAACCGGCCTTGGCGTAGTCACGGAAATGACATCTCCGGACCAGGCAGAGCTCATGGAAAAATATGTGGATGTAATTCAGATCGGTGCTCGGAACATGCAAAATTTTGAGCTGCTCAAATGTGCTGGTAAAATGAGCAAGCCCGTGCTACTCAAACGTGGCCTTGCGGCCACTATCCAGGAGTGGCTCATGTCTGCCGAATATATTGCCGCAGGGGGTAACACCAATATTATCCTGTGTGAGCGGGGTATCAGAACCTTTGAGCCCTATACCCGTAACACCCTGGACCTGTCTGCCATTCCGATTTTAAAAAAGCTTACCCACCTGCCCATTGTCATTGATCCCAGCCATGCCACCGGCAGCCGTGAAAAAGTGGCGCCTATGGCCCGGGCTGCAGTGGCAGCCGGTGCCGATGCCCTGATGATTGAGGTGCATAACAATCCGGACAATGGCCTTTCCGATGGCGCTGAAAGCCTTTTTCCTGAACAATTCGGTAATCTGACCAGAGATATTTATGTAATTGCGCCTGTGGTTGGCAAACAATTGGATTTTGATTACCTGAAAAAAAAAGAACTTATCCCTGACGCCCATACCCAGAATGCAGCGGCCTGTGCCATCTCCGGGGAACCCGGAACTTATTCACACAAGGCCTGCCTTTCCTATTTCGGAGATGATGTCGCCCCAGTGGCCATGATGTCATTCAAAGAGGTATTTGCTGCCGTTAAAAACAACACCGCATCCTATGGTATTGTTCCTGTGGAAAATTCCCTGTCCGGATCCGTCCACGAAAACTATGATCTGCTCCAAACCCACAATTTAAAAATTATTGGTGAAATCACCATCCGTATTAAACACGCGCTGATCACCCATCCTAAGACAGACGTTGCGTCGATTAAAACCATCCTTGCCCCAGCCCATGCCATTGCCCAATGCCAAAACTACTTGGTGCAGATGACAACAACTGAAATTTTACCCGTGCGTACGGGCGTCTCTGCCGTAAACCAGGCCAAGGAACTCGATCCATCAGTGGCCGCCATTGGTCCTGCCCTTGCTGCTGAAATTTTTGACATGGCCGTTGCCCACGAATCCATTGAAGATAACCCCATGAATTACACGCGATTTGCCGTGATTGCCAGGGAATTTACAGGACATAAAAAGGCAGACAAAACCTTTATTATATTTTCAACCGGCAACCGGCCGGGCGCCTTGCTTGAAGTGATGCAGGTTTTTAGCGACCACCACATCAACCTGGTTAAACTGGAATCACGACCCGTGGCCGGTAAGCCTTGGGAATACCTGTTTTATGCAGAATTAGAAGCAGATCTCAATGACAGGGTTTCCAATCCAGTGATGGACGCCCTTTCAAAAAGGGTGGAAACCCTGAAGGTGCTTGGACGATACTGA
- a CDS encoding histidine triad nucleotide-binding protein: MPDDCLFCKIANHELPSDMLYEDSDYVVFRDIHPKAPVHLLIVPKTHIRSVNDIEPAHTELVGGLFTLAAKMALEEGINKSGYKLLFNVEKGGDQEIFHLHLHLFGGWEK; this comes from the coding sequence ATGCCCGACGACTGTCTTTTCTGTAAAATTGCAAACCATGAACTTCCCAGTGACATGCTGTATGAAGACAGCGATTATGTGGTATTCAGGGATATCCACCCCAAAGCCCCCGTCCATCTGTTGATCGTGCCCAAAACCCATATCCGCAGCGTCAACGACATTGAACCTGCACATACCGAGCTTGTGGGGGGACTTTTCACCCTGGCCGCAAAAATGGCCCTAGAAGAGGGAATCAACAAATCAGGATATAAGCTGCTTTTTAATGTAGAAAAAGGTGGGGACCAAGAGATATTCCACCTGCATCTTCATTTGTTTGGCGGTTGGGAAAAATAA
- a CDS encoding rhomboid family intramembrane serine protease gives MYVVSLLFSRGLHFNMNPLTALAPSSDALIFLGASGTMALALTHDWSNVFTANWLHGSLLHILFNMLALRTLAPLTTKEFGLYRMLSIYILSGAGGFFLSCLGGVPLTIGASAGLCGLIGALFYFGWSRGGIWGKMVFDQTKSWIFSLVLIGLILPNINNWGHGGGFAAGFILAFLFGYEERRKSGKTDILICTGLSLFTCLLLFRSVFQGIVAMLE, from the coding sequence ATGTATGTCGTTTCCCTGCTCTTCTCCCGGGGACTTCATTTTAATATGAATCCTTTAACCGCCCTGGCGCCGTCCAGTGACGCCCTGATTTTTTTGGGTGCTTCCGGAACCATGGCTTTGGCCTTAACCCATGACTGGAGCAATGTGTTTACCGCAAACTGGTTGCACGGCAGTTTGCTGCACATCCTGTTCAATATGCTGGCGCTTCGCACCCTGGCCCCACTCACGACAAAAGAGTTCGGACTTTATCGGATGCTGTCCATCTATATCCTTTCGGGTGCCGGAGGTTTTTTTCTCTCCTGTCTGGGTGGTGTGCCGTTGACCATCGGGGCATCTGCCGGTCTTTGCGGGCTGATCGGTGCGCTGTTTTATTTTGGCTGGTCCCGGGGCGGTATCTGGGGGAAGATGGTGTTTGATCAGACCAAGTCCTGGATTTTCAGCCTGGTATTGATTGGACTGATCCTGCCGAATATCAACAACTGGGGCCATGGCGGCGGGTTTGCCGCAGGCTTTATCCTGGCATTTCTTTTTGGGTATGAGGAGCGCCGCAAATCAGGAAAAACTGATATCCTGATTTGTACAGGCCTGTCCCTGTTTACTTGTCTGCTTTTATTCCGTTCAGTTTTCCAAGGCATAGTAGCGATGCTGGAATAA
- a CDS encoding alpha/beta fold hydrolase, with protein MVTRIINGQRTSTAGFERLYPFEPHYAQINGNQMHYVDQGNGRPVLMVHGNPTWSFYFRHLITGLSGRFRAIAPDHIGCGFSDKPSAKKYDYTLDQRVADLDALVESLDINEKISLIVHDWGGMIGLAWAMDNLERVDKIVITNTSGFFLPSSKRFPAALWAIKYLAPFAVPAVLGANVFARGALYLAAETQLSIAVKKGLVAPYNSWQNRIATLKFVQDIPITAKDRSYARVQKVDQALCNLDPDQLMFLWGTRDFVFDVYFLNEFKNRFPQSRAHVFEDAGHYLFEDKPGPTLELIQKFLP; from the coding sequence ATGGTAACACGAATTATAAACGGGCAGCGGACCTCCACTGCAGGGTTTGAGCGCCTTTATCCATTTGAGCCCCATTATGCCCAAATCAACGGGAATCAGATGCATTATGTGGATCAGGGTAACGGCAGGCCGGTTCTCATGGTCCATGGCAATCCCACGTGGTCTTTTTATTTTCGGCATTTGATCACGGGATTATCCGGTCGTTTCAGGGCCATTGCCCCGGATCATATCGGGTGCGGTTTTTCTGACAAACCCTCGGCAAAAAAGTATGATTACACTTTGGATCAGAGAGTGGCGGACCTGGATGCCCTTGTCGAAAGCCTGGATATTAATGAAAAAATATCTTTGATCGTCCATGACTGGGGCGGAATGATCGGACTTGCCTGGGCCATGGATAATCTGGAGCGGGTGGATAAAATTGTAATCACCAACACTTCCGGATTTTTTCTGCCGTCGTCTAAGCGTTTTCCGGCAGCGCTTTGGGCCATTAAATATCTTGCGCCATTTGCCGTGCCTGCTGTTTTAGGTGCCAATGTTTTTGCCCGGGGTGCTTTGTATCTTGCCGCGGAAACGCAGCTTTCAATTGCTGTCAAAAAAGGTCTTGTTGCCCCATACAACAGTTGGCAAAATCGCATTGCCACCTTAAAATTTGTCCAGGATATACCGATAACAGCAAAAGACAGAAGTTATGCCAGGGTTCAGAAGGTGGATCAGGCACTTTGCAACCTTGATCCGGATCAGCTCATGTTTTTATGGGGAACCCGGGATTTTGTTTTTGACGTTTATTTCCTGAACGAATTTAAAAACAGATTCCCCCAATCCCGTGCCCATGTATTTGAGGATGCTGGCCACTATCTGTTCGAAGATAAACCCGGCCCAACCCTTGAATTGATTCAAAAGTTTTTACCCTGA
- a CDS encoding beta-ketoacyl synthase N-terminal-like domain-containing protein, which yields MYSKRVDIAVVGMSGIFPGACDTQQFIANVMAKKSSVIPVPQDRWGVPPEIMVDNRTGSPLPDRACSRFAGLISPSVFNPADCDFLGADMATHGLGSDFFYALDPVHHLTLAAGIDLIGNSRLLKKSRERTGVALAAIALPTPGASRLTHNLFLTPNPSMPSWQQAWGVGMLSAPASILARVLGLTGGSFTLDAACASSLFSIKLACEQLLSGKVDAMVAGGVSRPQSLYTQVGFTQLQALSPTGRCAPFDRDANGLVVGEGAGLVLLKRLDDALACRDTIYAVIKGWGVSNDIEGTLVAPASEGQVRAMTRAFDMAGWSFDDVQYMECHGSGTPKGDQVEVHSIMQMLKKYKCMDTALAIGSVKSNIGHLLTGAGAAGFIKTVMAMNQGLLPPSNNFNALPDDSPFKNTGVRVQEAPAVWNSARDGESLRAAVSAFGFGGINAQILVESFKAESRNYAVNVPAAPVENEKSVPCAIVGMGLISGGADCLGEFSQLIFGENASVGSPGDARWRRADHLSPEIRSALTQFINELSIDLKDFNIPPNQMNRILPQHLVMLKAALGALADAGISPKPEPSQPPRVNMGCAVGIDFDFGATDYHLRWQLQGQENDVSKDLLDTIGPSLNFDSTLGALGGIVASRLARAFKLGGPCFTLSADEASGQTAIDIAVKSLSAGETDTFLCAAVDLAGDIRSFTRDLVLTGTDPMAFPSEGAVALVIKPLAAAQRDNDRIYAVVNGVGRSGGAALSGEYGEQAEVSRSMVVQKSLETALDHAGMNFNDIGLGAVTHSASHFLGAGEVAGLGSNRLPVFCPSVLSGHTGAASGLFTITAAALCLYCRKFPGPLSDNPAVPQTAVAGSLTRDGIAGHVVLSGHHDSGQGGYACTIPMDVGKSTNSPTCIRIPVTRPPISQNLIGNEVFETGNSYAGPPETPLSIPCDTIPGLLAQTQTVTARAHERFLELSAQNTQAMTEQLAAIAGAVASGWDASTGVEPVCSPQEISKTFDVFMDRNQCLEFAVGKAGNVLGSDFDIIDTYPVRVRLPDEPLMLVDRIVSVHGEKLSLTSGKVVTQHDVHENAWYLDGGKAPVSISIEAGQADLFLCSWLGIDHVVQGKRKYRLLDAKVTFHRSLPVPGETIEYHIEIDRFLRQGDIYLFFFHYQGYINQLPFISMRDGCAGFFTEQEVENSGGIILKKEDKEMNIQEPAPAWFAPVKRLSLDDNQVDALRTGDLETAFGKAFQGKRTGKNQWLPGGRMHLIHRVLDLDPTGGRFGMGRIIAQADIHPDDWFLTCHFIDDMVMPGTLMYECCAHTLRVFVQRMGWVLPNDDICYNVLENNESDLKCRGPVTRATKKALYDIEIKTIGYEPQPFVTADAHMFSDDLEIVFYKDMGMKLEGVTRQDLEAYWRKR from the coding sequence ATGTATTCGAAACGCGTAGATATTGCCGTGGTCGGCATGTCCGGTATTTTTCCCGGGGCCTGTGATACCCAACAATTCATTGCCAATGTCATGGCGAAAAAATCCAGTGTAATCCCGGTCCCCCAAGACCGATGGGGAGTGCCGCCTGAGATTATGGTAGACAACCGCACCGGATCGCCGTTGCCGGACCGGGCCTGCAGCCGGTTTGCCGGACTGATTTCCCCATCCGTGTTCAATCCTGCCGATTGTGATTTTTTAGGAGCGGACATGGCCACGCATGGATTGGGTAGTGATTTTTTTTATGCCCTGGACCCGGTGCACCATTTAACCCTTGCCGCCGGAATTGATTTGATTGGCAATTCCCGGCTTTTAAAAAAAAGCCGGGAGCGCACAGGGGTGGCTCTTGCTGCCATTGCCCTGCCCACACCGGGGGCATCACGGTTGACCCATAATCTTTTTTTGACGCCAAATCCGTCAATGCCCTCTTGGCAACAGGCCTGGGGTGTCGGCATGCTGTCTGCACCCGCATCAATTTTGGCAAGGGTATTGGGATTGACCGGCGGCAGTTTTACTTTGGATGCAGCTTGTGCTTCGTCTCTGTTTTCCATAAAGCTTGCCTGCGAGCAACTGCTGTCAGGCAAGGTGGATGCCATGGTGGCCGGTGGGGTATCCCGTCCCCAGTCCCTTTACACCCAGGTGGGATTTACCCAGCTCCAGGCCCTGTCACCCACAGGCCGGTGCGCCCCCTTTGACAGGGATGCCAATGGGCTGGTGGTGGGGGAGGGTGCCGGTCTGGTCCTGCTCAAACGCCTGGACGATGCCCTGGCCTGCCGAGATACAATTTATGCTGTGATCAAAGGCTGGGGGGTGAGTAACGACATCGAAGGCACCCTGGTGGCCCCGGCCAGTGAAGGACAGGTCCGGGCCATGACCAGAGCCTTTGATATGGCCGGTTGGTCCTTTGATGATGTTCAGTACATGGAGTGCCACGGTTCCGGAACCCCCAAGGGGGATCAGGTGGAAGTCCATAGTATCATGCAGATGCTTAAAAAATATAAGTGCATGGACACCGCTTTGGCCATTGGATCGGTCAAGTCCAATATCGGCCACCTGCTGACCGGCGCGGGTGCGGCCGGATTTATCAAAACGGTCATGGCCATGAACCAGGGCCTGCTGCCGCCATCAAATAATTTCAATGCCCTGCCCGATGACTCGCCGTTTAAAAATACCGGTGTCAGGGTGCAAGAGGCGCCTGCTGTCTGGAATTCTGCACGCGACGGAGAATCTTTGCGGGCAGCTGTTTCTGCATTTGGGTTTGGCGGCATCAATGCCCAGATCCTTGTGGAATCTTTTAAGGCCGAATCACGCAATTATGCAGTGAATGTTCCAGCTGCCCCAGTTGAAAATGAAAAAAGTGTGCCTTGTGCCATTGTTGGCATGGGGCTGATTTCGGGTGGTGCGGACTGTCTCGGAGAATTTTCTCAACTTATCTTTGGTGAAAATGCCTCTGTCGGCAGTCCCGGAGACGCCCGTTGGCGCAGAGCCGATCATCTGTCCCCTGAAATCCGCAGCGCTTTAACCCAGTTCATAAATGAACTGAGCATTGATCTTAAAGATTTCAATATCCCGCCCAACCAAATGAACCGGATTCTGCCCCAGCATCTGGTGATGCTCAAAGCGGCACTGGGCGCCCTGGCAGATGCCGGCATCTCTCCCAAACCGGAACCATCGCAACCACCCCGGGTAAATATGGGGTGTGCCGTGGGCATTGATTTTGATTTTGGTGCCACGGACTACCATTTACGGTGGCAGCTTCAGGGGCAGGAAAACGATGTTTCAAAAGATTTGCTGGACACCATCGGGCCGTCATTAAATTTTGATTCAACATTGGGTGCCCTTGGGGGCATTGTGGCATCCCGTCTGGCCCGGGCTTTTAAACTGGGCGGTCCCTGTTTTACGTTATCTGCGGATGAAGCGTCGGGACAGACGGCTATTGATATTGCCGTCAAATCCCTGTCCGCAGGGGAGACCGACACCTTTTTATGCGCGGCTGTGGATCTTGCCGGCGACATCAGAAGTTTTACCCGGGATCTGGTTTTGACCGGTACAGATCCCATGGCGTTTCCTTCGGAAGGGGCTGTGGCATTGGTAATTAAACCCCTGGCGGCTGCGCAAAGGGATAATGACCGGATTTATGCCGTGGTCAATGGTGTGGGACGATCTGGGGGGGCTGCCCTTTCAGGCGAGTACGGTGAACAGGCCGAAGTTTCACGATCTATGGTTGTCCAAAAGTCCTTAGAAACGGCACTGGATCATGCCGGTATGAACTTCAATGATATCGGGTTGGGTGCCGTAACGCACAGTGCGTCCCATTTTCTGGGGGCAGGGGAGGTTGCCGGGCTGGGATCTAACAGGTTGCCGGTTTTTTGCCCTTCTGTCTTATCCGGTCATACAGGGGCGGCTTCAGGTCTTTTTACCATTACGGCGGCCGCATTGTGTTTGTATTGCCGAAAATTTCCAGGCCCTTTGTCTGATAATCCGGCTGTTCCCCAAACCGCTGTTGCAGGAAGCCTGACCCGGGATGGTATTGCCGGGCATGTTGTCTTATCCGGCCACCATGATTCAGGGCAAGGCGGCTATGCCTGTACAATTCCAATGGATGTGGGAAAAAGCACAAATTCACCCACCTGTATCCGGATTCCCGTGACCCGACCACCTATTTCACAAAATTTGATTGGTAACGAGGTTTTTGAAACAGGAAATTCCTATGCCGGGCCGCCTGAAACACCTCTGTCCATCCCCTGTGACACAATCCCGGGACTGCTGGCGCAGACCCAGACGGTGACAGCCAGGGCCCATGAACGGTTTTTGGAATTATCCGCCCAAAACACCCAGGCTATGACCGAACAGCTTGCCGCCATTGCCGGTGCCGTGGCAAGTGGATGGGATGCGTCAACCGGTGTGGAGCCTGTTTGCTCGCCCCAGGAAATTTCCAAGACTTTCGACGTGTTCATGGATCGAAACCAATGCCTTGAATTTGCCGTGGGAAAAGCCGGGAACGTGCTTGGATCTGATTTTGATATCATTGACACTTACCCGGTCCGGGTGCGGTTGCCCGACGAACCTTTAATGCTGGTAGATCGCATTGTATCCGTTCATGGGGAAAAACTCTCTTTAACCTCCGGTAAAGTGGTCACGCAGCATGATGTACATGAAAATGCCTGGTATCTGGATGGCGGCAAAGCCCCGGTCTCCATCTCCATTGAAGCGGGTCAGGCTGATCTTTTTCTTTGTTCCTGGCTGGGAATAGACCATGTGGTTCAAGGCAAACGCAAATACAGACTCCTTGATGCCAAGGTGACGTTCCACCGCAGCCTGCCGGTGCCCGGCGAAACGATTGAGTATCATATTGAGATCGACCGGTTTTTAAGGCAGGGTGATATCTATCTTTTCTTTTTTCATTATCAAGGATACATTAATCAGCTGCCCTTTATCTCCATGCGCGACGGCTGCGCAGGCTTTTTCACCGAACAGGAGGTGGAAAATTCCGGTGGCATTATCCTGAAAAAAGAAGATAAGGAGATGAATATCCAGGAACCGGCACCTGCCTGGTTTGCACCGGTAAAACGCCTGAGTCTGGATGACAATCAGGTGGATGCCCTTCGCACAGGGGATCTTGAAACCGCATTCGGCAAGGCGTTTCAAGGAAAGCGCACTGGAAAAAATCAGTGGTTGCCCGGCGGACGGATGCATCTGATCCACCGGGTGCTTGACCTGGACCCCACCGGCGGGCGTTTCGGCATGGGGCGGATCATTGCCCAGGCGGATATCCATCCCGATGACTGGTTTTTGACCTGCCATTTCATTGATGACATGGTGATGCCGGGAACCTTGATGTATGAGTGCTGTGCCCATACACTGAGGGTTTTTGTCCAGCGCATGGGCTGGGTGCTGCCCAATGATGACATTTGTTATAATGTGCTGGAAAACAATGAAAGTGATTTAAAGTGCCGGGGACCTGTGACCCGGGCCACGAAAAAAGCCCTTTACGACATTGAAATAAAAACAATCGGATATGAACCCCAGCCTTTTGTGACGGCGGATGCCCATATGTTTTCTGATGACCTTGAAATTGTGTTTTACAAGGATATGGGAATGAAATTGGAAGGTGTGACCCGCCAGGATCTTGAGGCGTACTGGAGGAAAAGATGA
- a CDS encoding phage holin family protein yields MLINLLILSVAVFLVANFLPGIQVKHFGTAVIVAIVYSLVNFFFGWLLIILSLPFIVITFGLFKLVINAVLLWITDKMLDDFQIKDFFTTFIAALCITLVDSVIKWAIA; encoded by the coding sequence ATGTTGATCAACCTTCTGATTTTGAGCGTTGCGGTGTTTCTAGTGGCCAATTTTTTACCCGGCATCCAGGTTAAGCATTTTGGGACTGCCGTTATAGTGGCCATTGTCTACAGTCTGGTAAATTTTTTCTTTGGCTGGCTGCTGATTATTTTATCCCTTCCTTTTATAGTTATTACGTTTGGGCTGTTTAAGCTGGTGATCAATGCCGTGTTGCTGTGGATCACAGATAAAATGCTTGATGACTTTCAAATTAAAGATTTTTTCACAACATTTATAGCAGCCCTGTGTATTACCCTTGTTGATTCTGTGATCAAGTGGGCCATCGCATAA
- a CDS encoding NAD-dependent deacylase, translating into MNIFQEAAQKIIDSHYCVAFTGAGISVESGVPPFRGRNGLWNKYDPQSFEIDYFIHNTAGAWEIIRDIFYDLFGQVLPNTAHYALAEMEQRGLLKAVITQNIDNLHKDAGSTEVYEFHGSLKQIVCLNCGQKVNVAQVDMNRLPPTCLTCGGLLKPDVVFFGEAIPEYAASKSVDASEKADCMILIGTTGTVVPANTLPSRAKAGGTTIIEINPNPSEYTDRITDIFIQDNATRAMEHLMEAIDELS; encoded by the coding sequence ATGAATATTTTTCAAGAAGCTGCCCAAAAAATAATTGATTCCCACTACTGTGTGGCCTTTACCGGTGCAGGGATCTCCGTTGAAAGCGGTGTCCCGCCGTTTCGCGGTAGGAATGGATTGTGGAATAAGTACGATCCCCAATCCTTTGAAATCGATTATTTTATTCACAACACGGCCGGGGCCTGGGAGATCATCAGGGATATTTTTTATGATCTGTTTGGTCAGGTTTTACCCAATACCGCCCACTATGCTTTGGCTGAGATGGAGCAACGGGGTCTGTTAAAAGCGGTCATCACCCAAAATATTGACAACCTGCACAAAGATGCCGGCAGCACAGAGGTTTACGAATTCCACGGGTCCCTAAAACAAATTGTTTGCTTGAACTGCGGACAAAAAGTAAATGTGGCACAGGTGGACATGAATCGTCTTCCCCCGACATGTCTTACCTGCGGAGGCCTGTTGAAACCTGATGTTGTATTTTTCGGGGAGGCCATTCCCGAATATGCGGCATCTAAATCCGTTGATGCATCTGAAAAAGCGGACTGCATGATACTTATCGGCACCACGGGTACGGTGGTTCCTGCCAATACCCTGCCCTCCCGGGCCAAGGCCGGCGGTACCACCATTATAGAGATCAATCCGAACCCATCGGAGTATACCGACCGGATAACGGATATATTTATCCAGGACAATGCCACAAGGGCCATGGAACATCTTATGGAAGCCATTGATGAGCTTAGCTGA